In the Leptolyngbya sp. CCY15150 genome, one interval contains:
- the larC gene encoding nickel pincer cofactor biosynthesis protein LarC produces the protein MAKVAYLDCPTGLSGDMCLGALVDAGVPLQYLVEQLQRLGIGDEFQLRAEEANHNGQRATKVQVDLLKPPISAHDHDRPPNHTHDADHAHDHPHTHDHDHAHDHAHTHDADPTHDHGTRRLLEIEQMIQAAQLPNRPTQWSLAIFRQLAQAEGAVHGIPPEQVQFHEVGATDAIVDIVGTCLGLDWLKIDQLYCSALPTGGGTVWAAHGRIPIPAPAVLKLWELRHVPIYHNGIDREMVTPTGAAIATTLSLQFGPPPPMVLQRVGLGAGGRSLSIPNILRLWLGETPEEQTTVAPHVHTVPTRSPEAASLGSPHPKSLSQEGRGTLNPTSPSWGLGDDGQACQREMRLSPDSYPHPVSNPVPDLSTESLPGGSLEAIAVLETQIDDLNPQAIGYVFDALFAAGALDVFTQAIGMKKSRPGILLTVICKSYRLEDCETILFRETTTLGIRRSLCQRRALAREFHQVTLDGHLVHIKVARDEQGQILNAQPEYEDCVAVAQATTQPWHQVHQAAIAVWHNRQQL, from the coding sequence ATGGCAAAGGTGGCGTATCTCGATTGCCCGACAGGACTGTCGGGCGATATGTGTTTAGGAGCATTGGTGGATGCGGGGGTGCCGCTGCAGTATTTGGTTGAGCAGTTGCAGCGTTTGGGCATCGGTGATGAATTTCAACTGCGGGCAGAGGAGGCGAATCACAATGGCCAGCGGGCGACGAAGGTGCAGGTTGATCTCCTCAAGCCCCCCATCTCTGCCCATGATCATGATCGCCCTCCCAACCACACCCATGATGCTGACCACGCTCACGATCATCCTCACACCCATGATCACGATCATGCTCACGATCATGCTCACACCCATGATGCTGACCCTACCCACGACCACGGCACCCGCCGCCTGCTAGAGATTGAGCAGATGATTCAGGCAGCGCAGTTGCCCAATCGCCCTACGCAGTGGAGTTTGGCAATTTTCCGGCAGTTAGCCCAGGCCGAGGGAGCCGTGCATGGCATTCCACCGGAGCAGGTGCAGTTCCATGAAGTGGGGGCAACGGATGCAATAGTGGATATTGTCGGTACTTGTTTGGGGCTAGATTGGCTGAAAATTGATCAGCTTTATTGCTCAGCGTTGCCCACCGGCGGCGGGACGGTTTGGGCGGCCCATGGTCGCATTCCTATTCCTGCTCCGGCGGTGCTCAAGCTTTGGGAACTGCGCCACGTGCCGATTTACCACAATGGCATCGATCGGGAAATGGTCACCCCCACAGGAGCCGCGATCGCCACGACCTTGTCCCTCCAATTTGGCCCGCCACCACCGATGGTTTTGCAGCGCGTGGGGCTTGGAGCCGGAGGGCGATCGCTATCTATCCCTAATATTTTACGGCTATGGCTTGGAGAAACCCCGGAGGAACAGACGACAGTAGCGCCTCACGTTCATACTGTCCCCACGCGATCGCCCGAGGCTGCATCCCTTGGCAGCCCTCACCCTAAATCCCTCTCCCAAGAAGGGAGAGGGACTTTGAATCCGACTTCCCCATCTTGGGGGCTGGGGGATGATGGACAGGCCTGCCAACGTGAGATGCGCCTATCGCCCGATTCCTATCCTCATCCAGTCTCCAATCCAGTTCCCGATCTATCCACCGAATCCTTACCTGGTGGATCTCTGGAGGCGATCGCTGTTCTTGAAACTCAGATTGATGACCTCAACCCCCAAGCGATTGGCTATGTATTTGATGCTCTATTTGCTGCAGGGGCGCTGGATGTGTTTACCCAAGCGATCGGCATGAAAAAGTCTCGTCCTGGTATATTGCTGACGGTGATCTGTAAAAGCTATCGCTTGGAGGACTGCGAGACAATCTTATTTCGAGAAACCACAACGCTAGGCATACGGCGATCGCTCTGCCAGCGACGGGCCCTAGCGCGGGAGTTTCATCAGGTGACGTTGGATGGTCATCTGGTGCATATTAAGGTAGCGCGGGATGAACAGGGTCAAATCCTCAATGCTCAGCCAGAGTATGAGGATTGTGTGGCCGTAGCCCAAGCCACAACTCAGCCTTGGCATCAGGTGCATCAAGCAGCGATCGCTGTCTGGCATAACCGTCAACAGCTGTAA
- a CDS encoding Gfo/Idh/MocA family oxidoreductase, with the protein MAQTELGIGIIGTGFGQKIHIPGFQAHHRTNVAAVYHRDRAKAEAIAARHGIPHVFTSVDELVQCPAVDGVSLSTPPFLHAEMGQAVLRAGKHLLLEKPTALSVDEARHLLALSQQTGAIAALDFEFRFVPAWQRLAELLAEGVVGQKRFIAIDWLVSGRGDPNRPWNWYAQKDLGGGALGAIGSHVFDYLSWLFGPATRLCGQLSTAIATRPDPVSGEPKPVDADDTCRIMLDLADGTPCQIALSAVTYQGRGHWLEIYGDRGTLVLGSDNQSDYVHGFKLWLSENGGPLTEVEIPDRLQFPQTYDDGRLAPFIRVVDHWVQCIDHGKPAAPSLQEGVYSQLLMDLTHASHQAGAWVDVPSS; encoded by the coding sequence ATGGCACAGACAGAACTTGGCATTGGCATTATTGGCACGGGCTTTGGGCAGAAAATCCATATTCCAGGCTTTCAAGCACACCATCGCACCAACGTGGCGGCGGTGTACCATCGCGATCGCGCTAAGGCGGAGGCGATCGCTGCTCGGCATGGCATTCCCCATGTGTTTACCTCGGTGGACGAGCTGGTGCAATGCCCGGCGGTGGATGGGGTGAGTCTTTCAACGCCGCCGTTTTTGCACGCGGAGATGGGCCAGGCGGTGCTACGGGCGGGCAAGCATCTTTTATTAGAGAAGCCTACGGCGCTTTCGGTCGATGAGGCACGACACCTGTTGGCGCTGTCCCAGCAAACCGGGGCGATCGCTGCCCTAGATTTTGAATTTCGCTTTGTGCCGGCCTGGCAACGGTTAGCAGAACTGTTGGCCGAGGGCGTGGTGGGTCAGAAGCGGTTCATTGCGATAGACTGGCTGGTGTCTGGACGGGGTGATCCCAATCGTCCTTGGAACTGGTATGCCCAAAAGGATCTAGGCGGCGGCGCTCTGGGGGCGATCGGTTCCCATGTGTTTGACTATCTATCATGGCTGTTTGGCCCGGCAACGCGGCTTTGTGGTCAACTCAGTACAGCGATCGCCACCCGCCCTGACCCGGTGAGCGGTGAGCCAAAGCCTGTTGATGCTGACGATACCTGCCGCATCATGCTGGATCTGGCGGACGGGACGCCCTGTCAGATTGCCCTCAGCGCTGTGACCTACCAGGGGCGGGGCCATTGGCTGGAAATCTATGGCGATCGCGGCACCCTGGTCTTAGGTAGTGACAACCAAAGCGACTATGTTCACGGCTTTAAGCTATGGCTGAGTGAAAATGGTGGCCCATTGACCGAGGTAGAAATTCCCGATCGCCTGCAGTTTCCCCAGACCTACGATGATGGCCGCTTGGCTCCCTTCATCCGTGTGGTCGATCACTGGGTGCAGTGTATTGATCACGGCAAACCGGCGGCTCCGTCGCTGCAGGAAGGTGTATATTCTCAGCTATTGATGGATTTGACCCATGCCTCCCATCAAGCAGGAGCTTGGGTCGATGTGCCATCGTCATAG
- a CDS encoding DUF2949 domain-containing protein: protein MNITERQAHLINFLQDDLAIPEDSIAVALRHHIQKTDPLPMVLWQYGLITLEQLDKIFDWMETA, encoded by the coding sequence ATGAACATTACTGAACGACAAGCTCATTTAATCAACTTTTTGCAAGACGACTTGGCCATTCCTGAAGACTCCATTGCCGTCGCCCTGCGCCACCATATTCAAAAAACCGATCCGTTGCCCATGGTGCTGTGGCAGTACGGACTGATTACCCTGGAACAGCTTGATAAGATTTTTGACTGGATGGAAACGGCCTAG
- a CDS encoding peroxiredoxin — protein MFLGGMPAAFALGGPQPTLNAPAPDFTLPSNTGDGEISLADYRGQWVVAYFYPQDFTPGCTLEAKRFQQDLPKYLDRHTQILGISVDDVTSHAEFCDSEGLTFPLLADTTGAVSKAYGSWLSGVSLRHTYVIDPEGILRDRFLGVRPAIHSVEVLARLDELQAVD, from the coding sequence ATGTTCCTAGGCGGAATGCCCGCAGCATTTGCCCTGGGTGGCCCCCAGCCGACGTTGAATGCCCCAGCCCCAGACTTCACCCTACCGAGCAATACGGGCGATGGTGAGATATCCCTAGCCGACTACCGAGGGCAGTGGGTGGTGGCCTATTTTTATCCCCAAGACTTCACACCGGGCTGCACCCTGGAAGCCAAGCGGTTTCAGCAAGACTTGCCCAAGTATTTAGATCGTCATACTCAAATTTTGGGCATCAGCGTGGATGATGTAACGTCCCACGCAGAATTTTGTGACTCGGAAGGGCTGACCTTTCCCCTGCTGGCTGATACGACTGGGGCGGTGAGTAAAGCCTATGGTTCTTGGCTGAGCGGTGTTTCCCTGCGGCATACCTATGTGATTGATCCCGAGGGTATCCTACGCGATCGCTTCCTAGGCGTGCGTCCTGCTATTCACAGCGTTGAAGTGTTGGCTCGCTTAGATGAATTGCAGGCTGTGGACTAA